From a single Ornithodoros turicata isolate Travis chromosome 8, ASM3712646v1, whole genome shotgun sequence genomic region:
- the LOC135366877 gene encoding endochitinase-like, giving the protein MNLVLQLACAAVALANFAGNAYAQSANVTSDLPVVCYYYGWANTRPHPMNYEPEDLPGDLCTHVNFAFAGVDAETFELKSEVPQYEANRALFKKFTSIKAKYPHLKTVLSIGGWQHNLRSFSPMVSSQATRQRFIRSLISWMDEYDFDGADMYWMYPAVPERGGAPTDRENYVQLLKEIREVFREKKLLLTLEIPILPKYLDPGYDVAELSKYVDWFNVHTFDLRGRWNGVTDVHSPLYSRSIDVGEFKTLNVKDGMEKLVARGAPKKKLLMGIPFLGRQFTLLDEAQHGLHAIINPSVTPNEGAFVRSSEVMGYYEICLLLRSSWVREFDTEGKCPYAYQKNMWVGYDDVDSIDYKTMFLIEAGYGGMHVFNVDLDDFRGICGATNPLLKAINARLRPSQNYVK; this is encoded by the exons GAAATGCTTATGCGCAATCTGCGAACGTAACGTCTGACCTGCCCGTCGTGTGCTACTACTACGGATGGGCCAATACGAGGCCTCACCCGATGAACTACGAACCGGAGGACCTTCCTGGAGATCTTTGCACTCACGTCAACTTCGCCTTCGCCGGTGTGGATGCGGAGACGTTTGAGCTCAAGAGCGAGGTACCACAGTACGAAGCTAACAGAG CCCTGTTCAAGAAATTCACTTCAATCAAGGCCAAGTACCCTCACTTAAAAACGGTGCTATCAATCGGTGGATGGCAACACAACCTCCGTAGCTTCTCACCCATGGTGAGCTCCCAGGCGACCCGACAGAGGTTCATTAGGAGCCTGATCTCGTGGATGGACGAATACGACTTCGACGGTGCTGATATGTACTGGATGTACCCGGCAGTCCCAGAGAGGGGAGGCGCACCGACAGATCGTGAGAATTACGTTCAGCTTCTGAAG GAAATAAGGGAGGTCTTCAGGGAGAAAAAGTTGCTGCTCACACTCGAGATCCCAATTCTTCCGAAATACCTCGACCCGGGCTATGACGTTGCTGAGTTGTCGAA GTACGTGGACTGGTTCAATGTCCACACGTTCGATCTTCGAGGCCGCTGGAATGGAGTGACAGATGTGCATAGCCCTCTATACTCGCGATCTATCGATGTCGGCGAATTCAAAACGTTGAATGTG AAAGATGGCATGGAGAAGCTTGTTGCTCGTGGAGCCCCGAAGAAGAAGCTACTGATGGGAATACCGTTCCTTGGAAGACAGTTCACCCTTCTGGACGAAGCACAGCATGGACTCCATGCTATTATCAATCCAAGTGTCACTCCAAAcgagggagctttcgttcgtagCAGCGAAGTCATGGGTTACTACGAG ATATGCCTCCTGCTCCGATCCTCGTGGGTCCGAGAGTTCGACACCGAAGGAAAATGTCCGTACGCGTATCAAAAGAATATGTGGGTCGGTTACGACGACGTTGACAGCATCGACTACAAG ACAATGTTCCTCATCGAAGCAGGCTATGGAGGTATGCATGTGTTCAACGTTGACCTGGACGATTTCCGAGGTATCTGTGGTGCCACCAACCCACTACTTAAGGCAATCAACGCTCGCCTGCGTCCAAGTCAGAACTATGTGAAATAG